The genome window GTGAGACGGACATTCGGAAATTGTGTGAGGAGGCGTGGATACATCAGTTTAAGGCCGTTTGCGTGGCTCCCGCTTATGTGGCCTATACAACGGAAATGCTGGAATTTTGTCCTGTTAAAATAGAGATAGCCACGGTGATCGGGTTTCCTTTCGGCTATTCAACAACGGCGACCAAAGTTTTTGAAGCAACCAATGCCTTGCAAAACGGCGCTACGGAGCTGGATGTGGTGATGAACATTTCACAGTTCAAATCCATGGCGTATCTCAGTGTGCGGGAGGAACTCACCCAGATTGCGGAAATTGCACACGCGCAAAATACTATCATTAAAGTAATCATTGAAACGGCTTACCTGGATTCCTTTGATCTTTACACGGCTTGTGAAATATGTGCCGAAGCCAATGCTGATTTCGTAAAAACATCAAGCGGTTTTGCCGCGCAAGGTGCTGATGTGGAAGTGGTTAAAAAAATGCGTTCAATCCTTCCTGCACATGTCAAAATCAAGGCTTCCGGCGGGATAAAGACAAAAGGGCAGGCCATTGCCATGATTGAAGCCGGAGCCGAACGTATCGGAACCTCATCGGGTATTGCCATTGTAAGCGCATGACGAGGCGACGCGTTTTGTTGTTAAGCACCGTCCATCCGGCCACAGATCCCAGGATTGTATATAAGATCGCGCCTTCGCTTGCAAAAGAATACGAGGTGTTTTGCGCGCTGCCGCATGCCCTGCCAAATGTTGCCGGTGACGCCATCACCATGCTGTGGCTTCCTGCATTTCAGCGTCTTTACATGCGGCTGCTTTTCTCGCACACATTACTTTTATGGAAATGCCTGCGTCTGCGGCCGCAGCTCGTGCATATTTTCGTTCCGGAACTGATCCCGGTTGCGGTGTTATTCAAATGGCTGGGGGCCAATGTTATTTATGAGGTGCAGGAAAATCTTTACAAAAAGTTTAGCATCAAAACCTTCAACAACAACTTCCTGTTCCAAAAGCTATTTCGAATTTTCGATCATTATGCCCGAAAGCATTTTGCCCTTGTCCTGACCGAAGACGCCTATTTGAACGAATATGACAAACTGACTTATCCAGCAGCCATAGTCCGGAATTACGCATTACTCTCATTTACAGATCAATACGCAACCGAAGCATTTGTTGAAAAGAAAGGTCCGGAGATCAGTTACATGGGTGTCATTTCGCTGGAACGATCTTTTGATATAATTGTAACAGCTTTGGCAGCATTGAAGAAAGTTTATCCTGACTTCAAAATGCATTTATTCGGCAGCATTCGGATTTCTCAAAACGAAATTGAAAAACTGCCAGGCTATCGGGAGATTGCAGACAATCTTATTTTTTACGGATATGCCGATCAGAAGACAATGTTTCCATATGCACGCCGGGCGGTGGCCGGAATTGCATTGTTAAAGCCTGTTGCAGATTACCCGGATTCTTACACGACAAAGTTGTTTGAATATATGTCTTTAAAATTGCCGGTAATTACGTCCGATTTTCCCTTATACCGGGATGTCGTCGAACAATCGGGATGCGGTTTTTGTATTTCACCATATAACGCCCGGCTGTTGTGTGAAAAGCTGCAGTGGTTAATTGAAAATCCGGATCAAGGCAGGCAAATGGGAAGTAACGGTCGGGAATCGGTGGAAAGAATGTATAACTGGGCATCGGAAGAAAGTACATTGCTGACATTTTACAGCGCTTTGCATAGAAACTAGCATTTATTCTTTGGCGTTTACCATTTAG of Dyadobacter chenhuakuii contains these proteins:
- the deoC gene encoding deoxyribose-phosphate aldolase yields the protein MTSLSAYIDHTLLTANASETDIRKLCEEAWIHQFKAVCVAPAYVAYTTEMLEFCPVKIEIATVIGFPFGYSTTATKVFEATNALQNGATELDVVMNISQFKSMAYLSVREELTQIAEIAHAQNTIIKVIIETAYLDSFDLYTACEICAEANADFVKTSSGFAAQGADVEVVKKMRSILPAHVKIKASGGIKTKGQAIAMIEAGAERIGTSSGIAIVSA
- a CDS encoding glycosyltransferase — translated: MTRRRVLLLSTVHPATDPRIVYKIAPSLAKEYEVFCALPHALPNVAGDAITMLWLPAFQRLYMRLLFSHTLLLWKCLRLRPQLVHIFVPELIPVAVLFKWLGANVIYEVQENLYKKFSIKTFNNNFLFQKLFRIFDHYARKHFALVLTEDAYLNEYDKLTYPAAIVRNYALLSFTDQYATEAFVEKKGPEISYMGVISLERSFDIIVTALAALKKVYPDFKMHLFGSIRISQNEIEKLPGYREIADNLIFYGYADQKTMFPYARRAVAGIALLKPVADYPDSYTTKLFEYMSLKLPVITSDFPLYRDVVEQSGCGFCISPYNARLLCEKLQWLIENPDQGRQMGSNGRESVERMYNWASEESTLLTFYSALHRN